One segment of Dolichospermum sp. DET69 DNA contains the following:
- the psbA gene encoding photosystem II q(b) protein, with protein MTTTLQQRESANVWDNFCEWITSTDNRIYIGWFGVLMIPTLLAATTCFIIAFIAAPPVDIDGIREPVAGSLMYGNNIISGAVVPSSNAIGLHFYPIWEAASLDEWLYNGGPYQLVVFHFLIGAACYLGREWELSYRLGMRPWICVAFSAPLAAATAVFLIYPIGQGSFSDGMPLGISGTFNFMIVFQAEHNILMHPFHMLGVAGVFGGSLFSAMHGSLVTSSLVKETTETESQNYGYKFGQEEETYNIVAAHGYFGRLIFQYASFNNSRQLHFLLAAWPVIGIWFTALGVSTMAFNLNGFNFNQSIIDSQGRVVATWADVINRANLGMEVMHERNAHNFPLDLAASEVAPVALTAPAING; from the coding sequence ATGACCACAACTTTACAACAGCGCGAAAGTGCTAACGTATGGGATAACTTTTGTGAATGGATCACCAGCACCGACAACCGGATTTATATCGGTTGGTTCGGCGTTCTCATGATTCCTACCCTGTTAGCTGCTACCACCTGCTTCATCATCGCTTTCATCGCTGCGCCTCCCGTTGACATTGACGGTATCCGTGAGCCAGTTGCAGGTTCTTTAATGTACGGAAACAACATCATCTCTGGTGCAGTTGTTCCTTCTTCTAACGCTATCGGTTTGCACTTCTACCCAATCTGGGAAGCAGCTTCCTTAGATGAGTGGTTGTATAACGGTGGTCCTTACCAATTGGTAGTTTTCCACTTCTTGATCGGTGCAGCTTGCTACTTAGGTCGTGAGTGGGAACTTTCTTACCGTTTAGGTATGCGTCCTTGGATCTGCGTAGCTTTCTCTGCACCTTTAGCAGCAGCAACCGCAGTATTCTTGATTTACCCAATTGGTCAAGGTTCATTCTCCGACGGTATGCCTTTGGGTATCTCCGGAACATTCAACTTCATGATCGTGTTCCAAGCTGAACACAACATTCTGATGCACCCCTTCCATATGTTGGGTGTAGCTGGTGTATTCGGTGGTTCTTTGTTCTCTGCAATGCACGGTTCTTTGGTAACTTCTTCCTTAGTTAAGGAAACAACTGAAACCGAATCTCAAAACTACGGTTATAAGTTCGGTCAAGAAGAAGAAACCTACAACATCGTTGCAGCTCACGGCTACTTCGGTCGCTTGATTTTCCAATACGCTTCTTTTAACAACAGCCGTCAACTACACTTCTTACTCGCTGCATGGCCAGTAATTGGTATTTGGTTCACCGCTTTGGGCGTTAGCACAATGGCGTTCAACTTGAACGGTTTCAACTTCAACCAATCCATCATTGATTCTCAAGGTCGCGTTGTAGCTACCTGGGCTGATGTAATCAACCGCGCTAACTTGGGTATGGAAGTAATGCACGAGCGTAACGCTCACAACTTCCCCCTAGACTTAGCTGCTAGTGAAGTTGCTCCTGTTGCTTTGACTGCTCCTGCAATCAACGGTTAA
- the psbA gene encoding photosystem II q(b) protein encodes MTTTLQQRESANVWDRFCEWITSTDNRIYIGWFGVLMIPTLLAATTCFIIAFIAAPPVDIDGIREPVAGSLMYGNNIISGAVVPSSNAIGLHFYPIWEAASLDEWLYNGGPYQLVVFHFLIGAACYLGREWELSYRLGMRPWICVAFSAPLAAATAVFLIYPIGQGSFSDGMPLGISGTFNFMIVFQAEHNILMHPFHMLGVAGVFGGSLFSAMHGSLVTSSLVKETTETESQNYGYKFGQEEETYNIVAAHGYFGRLIFQYASFNNSRQLHFLLAAWPVIGIWFTSLGVSTMAFNLNGFNFNQSIIDSQGRVVATWADVINRANLGMEVMHERNAHNFPLDLAAMEVAPVALTAPAING; translated from the coding sequence ATGACAACAACCTTACAACAGCGCGAAAGTGCTAACGTATGGGATCGCTTTTGCGAATGGATCACCAGCACCGACAACCGGATTTATATCGGTTGGTTCGGCGTTCTCATGATTCCTACCCTGTTAGCTGCTACCACCTGCTTCATCATCGCCTTCATCGCTGCGCCTCCCGTTGACATCGACGGTATCCGCGAGCCAGTTGCAGGTTCTCTGATGTACGGAAACAACATCATCTCTGGTGCAGTTGTTCCTTCTTCTAACGCTATCGGTTTGCACTTCTACCCAATCTGGGAAGCAGCTTCCTTAGATGAGTGGTTGTACAACGGTGGTCCTTACCAATTGGTAGTTTTCCACTTCTTAATCGGTGCGGCTTGCTACTTAGGTCGTGAGTGGGAACTTTCCTACCGTTTAGGTATGCGTCCTTGGATTTGCGTAGCTTTCTCTGCACCTTTAGCAGCAGCAACCGCAGTATTCTTGATCTACCCAATCGGTCAAGGTTCATTCTCCGACGGTATGCCTTTGGGTATCTCCGGAACATTCAACTTCATGATCGTGTTCCAAGCTGAACACAACATCTTGATGCACCCCTTCCATATGTTGGGTGTAGCTGGTGTATTCGGTGGTTCTTTGTTCTCTGCAATGCACGGTTCTTTGGTAACTTCTTCCTTAGTTAAGGAAACAACTGAAACCGAGTCACAAAACTACGGTTATAAGTTCGGTCAAGAAGAAGAAACCTACAACATCGTTGCAGCTCACGGCTACTTCGGTCGCTTGATCTTCCAATACGCTTCTTTCAACAACAGCCGTCAACTACACTTCTTACTCGCTGCATGGCCTGTAATTGGTATTTGGTTCACATCATTGGGCGTTAGCACAATGGCGTTCAACTTGAACGGTTTCAACTTCAACCAATCCATCATTGATTCTCAAGGTCGCGTTGTAGCTACCTGGGCTGATGTAATCAACCGCGCTAACTTGGGTATGGAAGTAATGCACGAGCGTAACGCTCACAACTTCCCCCTAGACCTAGCTGCTATGGAAGTTGCTCCTGTTGCTTTAACCGCTCCTGCTATCAACGGTTAA
- a CDS encoding MBOAT family protein, producing the protein MKFISIFYGLFLLSVLGIYWTVNLANIRLWILLIASLVFYASLHIQYLPLLLTLTFINFRLGLEIGSNTSPGKHSQNWNLSNEEWQFAQADWNQRRLKLLGIGIGFNVFMLLGFKYINNFLNLVFNQPTNSPESLIKLVAPLGISFFIFECIAYLIDVYRGAPAAAKFIQFATYKLFFAKLISGPITRYHNLAIQFDHLKFPSIDRVAEGLWLIARGAVKKGIFADNLGIFVDLCFGNLQRAGSTDLWLATFAYGLQLYLDFNGYVDIARGSALLFGLVLPENFDFPYFSTSIADFWRRWHITLGDWLRNYLYFPLGGSRRGLMRTCGNLLIVMLVAGIWHGSAWGFIIWGLLHGIALVVHRLTSVLSDRLTILNLFWQNPLGMILAWFLTQIMVFTSWIWFRLPNLQDSAFVIQNLWGRGGDQQFAEKVYVEALNISQYQLSCLLIGIALIMSISYAFKRGMKLEFSWPIKIVFVPLCFYAVWLLAPEGSLPYIYFDF; encoded by the coding sequence ATGAAATTTATATCAATTTTTTATGGGCTGTTTCTGTTAAGTGTTTTAGGCATCTATTGGACTGTTAATTTAGCAAATATAAGATTATGGATACTATTAATAGCTAGTCTTGTTTTTTACGCATCTTTACACATTCAATATTTACCATTACTGCTAACATTAACTTTTATTAACTTCCGTCTAGGGTTGGAAATTGGCAGCAATACTTCACCAGGAAAACATTCTCAAAACTGGAATTTATCTAACGAAGAATGGCAATTTGCTCAAGCTGACTGGAATCAACGCCGTCTCAAACTTTTAGGAATTGGCATAGGTTTTAATGTTTTTATGCTTCTAGGGTTTAAATACATAAATAATTTTCTAAATTTGGTTTTTAATCAGCCGACAAATTCACCAGAATCATTAATTAAATTAGTTGCACCTTTAGGAATTTCTTTCTTTATATTTGAATGTATAGCCTATTTGATAGATGTTTATCGTGGCGCTCCTGCTGCTGCTAAATTTATCCAATTTGCCACATATAAATTATTTTTCGCCAAACTAATTTCTGGTCCAATTACTCGTTATCATAATTTAGCAATTCAATTTGATCACTTAAAATTTCCCAGCATTGATAGGGTTGCTGAGGGACTGTGGTTAATTGCTAGAGGTGCAGTTAAAAAAGGGATTTTCGCCGATAATTTGGGGATATTTGTAGATTTATGTTTTGGCAACTTACAAAGAGCAGGTAGTACCGATTTATGGTTAGCTACCTTTGCTTACGGCTTACAGTTATATTTAGATTTTAATGGTTATGTAGATATTGCGCGGGGTAGCGCTTTACTGTTTGGTTTAGTTTTACCAGAAAATTTTGATTTTCCCTACTTCAGCACCAGTATTGCCGATTTTTGGCGCCGCTGGCATATAACATTGGGTGATTGGTTGCGTAATTATCTTTACTTTCCTTTAGGTGGTTCTCGACGCGGATTAATGCGTACCTGCGGAAATTTATTAATAGTTATGTTAGTAGCTGGTATCTGGCACGGTTCAGCTTGGGGTTTTATTATTTGGGGTCTATTGCATGGTATCGCTTTAGTAGTGCATCGTCTCACATCTGTATTAAGCGATCGCTTGACAATTCTTAACTTATTTTGGCAAAACCCTCTGGGAATGATTTTAGCTTGGTTTTTAACACAAATCATGGTTTTCACATCTTGGATTTGGTTTCGTCTTCCCAATCTCCAAGACTCAGCTTTCGTAATCCAAAACCTTTGGGGTCGTGGGGGTGATCAACAATTTGCGGAAAAAGTCTATGTAGAAGCCTTAAACATTAGTCAATATCAACTCTCTTGTTTGTTGATAGGCATAGCTTTAATAATGAGCATCTCCTATGCTTTTAAACGAGGCATGAAATTAGAATTTAGCTGGCCTATCAAAATTGTTTTTGTCCCCTTATGCTTTTATGCAGTTTGGTTATTAGCTCCTGAAGGGAGTTTACCTTATATATACTTTGATTTTTAG